The segment TCGAAAtccctagggtttccttatttgataattatCACTTTTAAATTGCTTAAAATtggataattaaataaaattggATAACCCTTTATCCCCTTGAATTTTCGAAAATCTAGTTGGGAAGGGATTAGGATTAAACttaaattgtttaattaatagttaatagtaaataattatttaatccttatagggtttaaattaatttaattaattgttaattaatgatAAAGATTAAATcttattggtttattttaaattaaattatttttttaaaatttcgaaaaaaattaaattaaatcttaattttgaaaattttaaacctggtattttgaaaaagttttaatatACAccttttactatatatatatatatatatatatatatatatatatatatatatatatatataattaaaagtttaatatatagtatatgtataagacaaagtcagtcaaatcgctagtacgccttattcacgaagctgaATTATAATGGCGGTATAAGGAAACTGcgtataaaatggtagttgaatgaaTGTCCACTCTCATTCACCGCTTCCTTGTTTGGTgaatggtcgttagccgaacggatttgataggacataatctcattaataagtataatgctataaaattaactaaaccttttataaaatcctactcttaattactttaggaaaatatgaaaagtatgctaatccataaaattgcaCATTATACTTATAGTAGTTACTGGAACGCGTATGGTTAACCGGGACACCAatagtgactataaagagtaataatgagaatcttgaaaattatcattgattaatggagtgcgtgtggttaaccgacacattaaaatgagatgataaatgacatcgagagtgccaGACATATTTGTAtgattattcacatcttgtttgtgatcctcggtatcccagtcacaaataaaagaccataatctgagattaaacatgcaattgatagattcaatgtatctcaaaagatttaggaaTTTCATAGTTCAAAATTGGTAAATTGCTTTTACCTACCTTCATAAATTCGCAaaaagattacgacatccctcttctaagttgtgaattgttattttggatcctagccttaattgttttattatgggttatatatattaaggattattgtcatctaactaaaactattctTTTTCTCTATAGATGTCTACTCCTATTGAGCTTCTGCTCCATAGTCGTCTACCCACCACTCGGGTTTCTCCCTTCTCTCCATCGTGTCCCCAGTTACCTATGATGGCTCCAACTATAATGATTAGATGTGCAACATCAGAATGGATCTTCGATTCGAGggaaaagaatatgtccttgaagaAAATCTTGTTGAAGTTGACGAAGCCGCTGCTACTCCTGAACATCTAGCTTCCTACAGAAAACACTATGATGATGCAACAAAACttgcttgcatcatggtcgcCACAATGACTCCTGAGTTGCAGAGGTTCTATgtggactactggccttttgagatgaacaatgGCCTTGTGGAAAAGTACCACAAGAGGGCTCGTCAAGGAAAATTTGAAGTGGTCAAGTCcatcatggcttgcaagatgaaagagggagAGTCTGTTTGCCACCACGTGCAGAGAACACAAAGATACGTGGAGCGCCTTGTTAAGATCAATGTGCATTTTGACGAggagttggccattgacatggtgtTAAATTCCTTGCCaatttgttatgatcagtttataTTAGCTTATTATTTGAACAACACAGAAACCACATTGGCCTAAATCCACAACTTGCTACAGACTCCTGAGTTGGGATTGAAGGGAAAGAATACATAACCTTCTACTAATTCTCCCATCCTCACCATTGGTAAAGGcaaaaggaagaagaggaagggtgCTCCTAAATATAACTGGAAGAATAAGGCCCAAGTTGGGTCTTTAAGCAATAGGCAAAAGGTGAAGCCCAACTTTAAACATTCTAGCTGTTAGTGGCCCCAAAGAGGCCACATGTTACTATTGTAATGACAAGGGCCATTGGAAGAagagctgccccaaatacttgcaagacatcaaggatggcaaGGTGAAACCATCATCAAtaggtatatacactattcaaACTAATAACTCACCATCTACTTATTCTTGgctccttgatataggatgtggtttttacatttgttctgatttgcaggggttAAAAGAAAGCGAGGAAGTGGAGCATGGGAGGATGAATCTGATCACAGGAAATAGGCGATCTTCTCCTGTTACCAATATTGGGACTTATCAGCTTTCGCTTAGTAGTGatgttagtgatgggttttatacaaacaatcctatgtgtgcatgcaaccctaattggatctatgttttcactattaaacatacaactttatgaacacaaaaggaaACAGTGGCGAATCTAGAACCAAAATCCATGCGGTTCCTTatgtaaataaaacaaaaaaatatgaaaGTGTAAAAAATACTTGCAGTGACGGGTCGGGTTGTATGACTAAAATATTTAAACATCAGTTAAATAGTTATAATAAAGTTCTTACAATTGAACCCTACAAGGTCTTATATCTTGAAACATTGTCACAATTGCATCGTTACCAATaccttttaaaacattttttttccatATACGACACTAAACTATCACTCAAAAACTGATCACTCATTTTGTTGCGTATATCAGTCTTTATCAACTTCATTGCTGAAAATGCGCGTTCTACACTTGCTGTTGCTACGGGTAAGATCAATGCAAGTTTCATAAGAAGGTAAATCTTAGGAAATATTATATGCTTCTTTTCTTCAACCATCTTTTTGACAAGGTCTCCAATACTCTTCAAATCATTAAATCGTTCATCTTCTCGCACATCTTTAATGTAATTTCCAAGTTCCACTTCAAGAACTCGAAGATCGTATTCTGTTGGAAACTCTTCCAGATAAAGTGAAgccattttcattattttttgtaAATCAAAGGCTTTGAAAGATTCACTTGGTCACAAACAAGcaatacaaaaaaataaatttgtgTTTGCTTCATTAAAGCAATGGTTCAGCTCTTGAAGTTGCATATCAATCACTTACTTAAATACATCAACTTGATAATGGTGCAAGTTGTTAAccttaaaaaaatatatacacatatatattaataactaacgataaaacacaataaatttataAATCAATGTGGTAGTTGGTAATAAGAAACATTACTAACCTGTGAACCTCTGCGACGACTGTATCCATTAAAATATTCATCTTCCAAATCCACAACTTTAACTTCGTTTTTAGCACAAAACAAAGTAACTTTCTCTAAAAGTGGTTCCCATCCTATATCCCTAATTTCTTGAATTGCTTTTTTTGAAATACTTACTTGATTCATGACATTTATGATATCTTGGTCTTTTCTTTGTAGTATTGTAATCAAATGATCCGTCACTCCCAAGATATCAATCATCAAATGTAGACAAAACACAAAATCAAACGATTTTAACCACTTTAAGATGCGGATTGCTTCAGCTCTACGATCACTATCACTCTCAAATTCACCAAGGTCTTCAAGTACATCACAAATGGAAGCATATATGGTTTGGATATTTAATAAAGATGCAAAATGAGACCCCCATCGAGTATCAGACGGTAGTTTAATACCAACTTCTTGAATCAAACCAGTACCACTCTCAAGCTCACCTAAAATAAACCACATAAAAATGAATTAGTCGAGTAATTAgtataaacaaacaaaaataaaccaaataaACCATATCTT is part of the Lactuca sativa cultivar Salinas chromosome 7, Lsat_Salinas_v11, whole genome shotgun sequence genome and harbors:
- the LOC111906147 gene encoding uncharacterized protein LOC111906147, which gives rise to MSLHKFYKKKEDSEQQQKYTKIDLNSLPVDPFERPSIEFYHVNQRDEIRRAYLQKGPFQPLNHKFPPRDFGGKPRRFIQSWFDDNKYWLEYSIKEDVAFCLCCYLFKSSIPNQGGSDHFVKSGFKAWNRKSGIDKHKEGTPHTIAIQKCQSLMNQRQSITSAFEKQTTLQEKEYRTRLNASIDCWLSDRCDVVDRVVLKNAPKNAQMKCGEIQKDMFRLDDSRDVSCKEQMALVLRFVNRKGEVVERFIGLRNLALVFVAKNHKTVNDFFDVVSRLLNIIGSSYKQRAKLRKKQADKVMEALAEDMVYLVYFCELESGTGLIQEVGIKLPSDTRWGSHFASLLNIQTIYASICDVLEDLGEFESDSDRRAEAIRILKWLKSFDFVFCLHLMIDILGVTDHLITILQRKDQDIINVMNQVSISKKAIQEIRDIGWEPLLEKVTLFCAKNEVKVVDLEDEYFNGYSRRRGSQVNNLHHYQVDVFNESFKAFDLQKIMKMASLYLEEFPTEYDLRVLEVELGNYIKDVREDERFNDLKSIGDLVKKMVEEKKHIIFPKIYLLMKLALILPVATASVERAFSAMKLIKTDIRNKMSDQFLSDSLVSYMEKKCFKRYW